The sequence AAGTCGCCCGAGCCGACCTGGCCACGCTGGGCCTTGTGCAGCAGCGGGACGTCGTCGCGGTGCAGCAGGTCGGTGTCCAGGGCGTCGATGTCCGGGGTGACGCCGTCCCACAGAGCCGCGACCTTGCCGCGCAGCGGCCAGGGGTCGGTGAAGTACCAGAGCCTGCCGTCGCGGTGCCAGGACGACGCGGTGACGGCGTTCGCGCCGTCGATCCGGGTGCCGTCCCTGCTCTCACCCTGCAGCGTCTGCCCGCTCTTGGGGATGACGCTCTCCCGGTAGGTGCCGTTCTTGATGTAGATGGTCGCGCCCTCGGGCGCCGCGTCGACCGCCTTCTGGATGCTGGTGTACCGCTGACCGGCGCCGACGACGTACGGCGTGTCCGGTGCGGGGTACGTGGCCAGGTTCCCGGTCGGCGCCGCCGTCGGCACGCCCTGTTCGAGCGTCCCTGGCGCGGCCGGCGTCCCGTGGCCGCCGCCGCAGGCCGCGAGCAGGACGGCCGCGGCTGCCAGCCCGGCGGTGAGCGCCGCGAGCGCTCTCGGCCGTCGGCGCGCCGGAAAACCCCAGGTCGTCGTGGTCGTGTCGGCGGGAGCCCCCATGGGCCCAATTCTTACGTAACGGAAGACCGTTGAAGATTTTCTTGCCTTGAACTTTGCTTGTTTTCTGTCCGTTGGGCTAGTCGCCACCTCGGATTGTGTGGAGGTGGAACTCGCGTCGGTAACGCAGCGCCGCCGACAGCGGCCAGTAGGCCGCGAAGGCCAGCCGTGCCGCCGGCGTCGGCGGCACCACGAGGAACTGCGGGTAGTAGTCGACCTGCTCGCTCCAGCGCAGTTTCGCCTCGTCCGGGCCGGCGGACAGATGGAGCCGGTCGGCGCCCCGCGCCATCGCGTCGGTGGCGACGGTGTGGATGATCAGCGCCATCGGTGAGTAGTTCCACGCCTCGGCGGACAGCCCGGAGACCGACAGGTAGCTGGCCCGCGTGTTGGTCAGCACCAGTTGGGCGGCGATCACCTCGCCGTCGAGCTCAAGCTGGTAGATCGCGGCCCGGCCGCGACCGGCGAGGTCCACCACCGCCTCGCGCAGGAACGGCTCCGCGAGGCCGGTGAGCGAGTTCATGTGTGATTCCTTGCCCGTCAGAGCCGACCGGGCCGTGTGCAACTGGCGCAGCGTCTCGAAGGCCGCGGCGATCTCCTCCTTGCCGGTGACCGCGCGCACCGACCAGGGTTTGCCCGTCTTGGTCAGCCGGTTGCGGGCGCGACGTACCGACTCCTTCACGTTCCGCTTGAGTACCAGGGGAGCGGGAGCGGTCGGCAGCGGCAGGGTGACGACGGCGCGTGGCGCCTTCCCCATGATCGTCGGCGGATGCTCCGCGGCCGACGTCGGCCGGAACCACTGGGCCTCGAGCCAGGGCACGTCGCGGTCGAGCGTGATCTCGATCCAGTGGGCGCGGGCGTCGACGGGTGCGCGGTCGATCAGATAGCGCAGCGCGGTGCGGGTGACGCCGCGGGGGTCCTCGCCGGGATGGGTGAGCGGGGAAGGAAGCTCGGTGATCCCGGACGTGATCAGGCAGCCGAACAGCTGGATCGAGCGGAAGGCCAGCCCGTGGCGGCCGATGGTGGCCAGGTAGCAGGGCAGCACGCCGACGAGCCGGCCCTCGCGACGGACCGTGACAACCCAGAGGTCGTCGTCGACCGGAACGTAGGTCCGGGCCCACGCGAGCAGCCAGCCCGGGTCGTTGAACGGGTTCTGGTGGCCGGCCTCGTACAGCCGCTCCCATTCGGGGCGAAGCGCGGCGATCTCGGCGTGGCTGGCGAGCCGGCCGACCTCGTAGCGCTCGTCGCCGGGCCGCTCGGTGACCTCAGCCGGAGCGCCCAGCCGCTGGCGCGCGGTGGTGACGAGGGCCCGTCCGACCGACCGCGCGCCGGCCAGCGACCGGGCCAGGCCGGCGGCGCCGTCGCCGAGGGGACGCGCGGTCGAGGCGCTGGTCGGCAGCGCCTGCGTCAGCATGACCGGAGGAAGGACGGCCGACATCGGCCGTCGAGGGAGAACGGACATCAGATCCCGCCATACCGAAGGTTTGTGGCAACGACGACTCGACGGTTGGGGACACCGCCTCTGATGGGTGCCGCGGTGGGAACAGCCCTGCTCGCGGCGTTAAAGGTGTTTTCGACCTCGTCGACACCGATGCCCCCCGGGAAACGGACGCTCGCAGGTCGCGTCCCGTCCGGACCTGCCGTTAGGGCAGTGTCGGCGATCGGGTGGGGCGCCTCAACGTCGTCTACCACGCGCAGGCGAGGCCCCATGCCGGCAAATCTAGCATTTTGATCACTAACGAGCCTCTGGCGCGTGCGACCTGTCGTTTGCCGGACATCCCAGCCGGTCCAACCGTCAGAGATCCGTCACGTTCTGACACCTAGGTTCCCGATGTCGGACGCGCCAGGTAGCCCGCCCAGCGGGCCGCGAGCGTGATCTGTGGGCCGCCTGTGGGGCCTGGGGTGCCCGATGTCCACTGGAATGCGTTGTGTAGCATCCCTCGAAGAAATGGCCTGGTAGGCGGCGCGAGGGGGGTTGGTCCGCGCATCGGATAAGTGGCTATGAGTAGCTGTGATCCGAGTAAATGGTCCCGCCTTGACCGTGTGGCGCACGGGGATTGCAGGCGCGGCCAGTAGATCCCTGGGCGACACCTGCTGTTCACACTACGGCCGTCGCTCCCGCGGCTGCGCGGGGCCGCCGGCTTGGTCCGGTCAGCGACGCTGCTCGCCGGGCAACGACGCCGCGGCCAGGCAACCCGTTGGTCCCCGGCCGGCATTACGGCCGACAGGCATCGCCACGCGGCGGTCGCGCGGACCGGCGTCGGACGCCCTCCGGCTGACCGCGGGCCCATCGCCAGGAGAACGAGAGGGAAGCATGAAAATTGGCATCCTCGCGGGTGGGCTCGGTACCCGGCTCGCGGAGGAGACCGCCATCAAGCCGAAGCCGATGGTGGAGATCGGTAACCAGCCGATCATGTGGCACATCATGAAGTACTACGCCCACTTCCACCTGACCGACTTCACGGTGGCTCTCGGCTACCGCGGCGAGTACATCAAGCGGTGGCTGGTCGACTACGCGTCCCTGGCGGCAAACGTCTCGGTCTCGTTGCGGGACGGCAAGGTGCAGTGGCACGAGCCGGAGACCGAGCGCGAGGACTGGAACGTCAGCCTTGTCGAGACCGGCCTGGAGACCAACACCGGTGGCCGGATCAAGCGGCTTCAGCCGTGGATCGGCACCGAGGGCACGTTCATGCTCACCTGGGGTGACGGTGTCGCGGACGTCGACCTCGACGCCCTGCTCGCGTTCCACAAGTCACACGGGAAGCTCGCGACGCTGACCGCTGTG is a genomic window of Pseudofrankia inefficax containing:
- a CDS encoding GNAT family N-acetyltransferase, whose translation is MLTQALPTSASTARPLGDGAAGLARSLAGARSVGRALVTTARQRLGAPAEVTERPGDERYEVGRLASHAEIAALRPEWERLYEAGHQNPFNDPGWLLAWARTYVPVDDDLWVVTVRREGRLVGVLPCYLATIGRHGLAFRSIQLFGCLITSGITELPSPLTHPGEDPRGVTRTALRYLIDRAPVDARAHWIEITLDRDVPWLEAQWFRPTSAAEHPPTIMGKAPRAVVTLPLPTAPAPLVLKRNVKESVRRARNRLTKTGKPWSVRAVTGKEEIAAAFETLRQLHTARSALTGKESHMNSLTGLAEPFLREAVVDLAGRGRAAIYQLELDGEVIAAQLVLTNTRASYLSVSGLSAEAWNYSPMALIIHTVATDAMARGADRLHLSAGPDEAKLRWSEQVDYYPQFLVVPPTPAARLAFAAYWPLSAALRYRREFHLHTIRGGD
- the rfbF gene encoding glucose-1-phosphate cytidylyltransferase, with protein sequence MKIGILAGGLGTRLAEETAIKPKPMVEIGNQPIMWHIMKYYAHFHLTDFTVALGYRGEYIKRWLVDYASLAANVSVSLRDGKVQWHEPETEREDWNVSLVETGLETNTGGRIKRLQPWIGTEGTFMLTWGDGVADVDLDALLAFHKSHGKLATLTAVRPPARFGHIEMDGDRITEFSEKPQTGEGWINGAFFVLEPEIFDYIEGDSTQFEKEPLEELAKDGQLMAYKHSGFWQCMDTIRDRKLLQTLWDSGSAPWKVWD